The Faecalibacterium prausnitzii genome includes a window with the following:
- a CDS encoding Asp23/Gls24 family envelope stress response protein, with translation MITSRFPLGDVSFSAEYFSTLVGEATKQCYGVAAMTPRDLTDKVRSMVHGADFSAKGVRVTQEEGRLVIELHIAVSYGLNISTAARSISHRVKDEVEQATGLKVARVIVSVDDVIA, from the coding sequence ATGTCAGCTTCTCCGCCGAGTATTTTTCGACGCTCGTGGGCGAAGCAACCAAACAATGCTACGGTGTGGCCGCAATGACCCCCCGCGATCTGACCGACAAGGTGCGGAGCATGGTGCACGGCGCTGATTTTTCTGCAAAGGGCGTCCGCGTCACCCAGGAAGAGGGCCGTCTCGTGATCGAGCTGCACATCGCCGTCAGCTATGGGCTCAACATTTCGACCGCTGCGCGCAGCATCTCGCACCGCGTCAAGGACGAGGTGGAACAGGCCACCGGCCTCAAGGTCGCCCGCGTGATCGTCTCCGTGGACGACGTGATCGCCTGA
- a CDS encoding DAK2 domain-containing protein, whose product MISGKILRDAIISGANNINNQRSRVDELNVFPVPDGDTGTNMGMTVGAAVRELEALDDSCTVGEAAKTAASAMLRGARGNSGVITSLLFRGFSKALEGKKEAGADDLVEALKKGVEGAYKAVMKPTEGTILTVARVASEEAAACGASEVPALWDVVLAAGQKALEDTPNLLPVLKKAGVVDAGGQGIMVIFEGMGKVFHGEPIVAGGEAVPNKAKLSTENAGRGVFTDDLMKVEDIKNGYCTQFLINKNEGASAAKMRAFAESNGDSVVCIEDDDVINLHVHTADPGKILSEAIKYGYLTNFKIENMHEQFLARQKQGKSLEKQASAEKKPDPTSEFIYAAVDPSRDYGFVAVAAGEGLKAVFTDLAADAVVSGGQTMNPATEDILAAIQSVPAKTVFVLPNNKNIIMAAEQAQKLADRQVVVLPTRTVPMGITALLNFDPSANVETNTINMMAAADKVSTGLITYAARDSEFDGKRIRKGEIMALENGKIVATSNDLTKATYRLARSMCKKDSSFVTIISGCDVSDEDAEKVTEIVKAKCPNHVEVSHIRGGQPVYYYMISVE is encoded by the coding sequence ATGATTTCTGGTAAGATCCTGCGCGACGCGATTATTTCCGGCGCAAACAACATCAACAACCAGCGCTCCCGCGTGGACGAGCTGAATGTCTTCCCCGTCCCGGACGGCGACACCGGCACCAACATGGGCATGACCGTGGGCGCAGCCGTCCGTGAGCTGGAAGCTCTGGACGACAGCTGCACCGTCGGCGAGGCCGCCAAGACCGCTGCCTCCGCCATGCTGCGCGGTGCGCGCGGCAACTCCGGCGTCATCACCAGCCTGCTGTTCCGCGGCTTCTCCAAGGCGCTGGAAGGCAAGAAGGAAGCCGGTGCAGACGACCTCGTTGAGGCTCTGAAGAAGGGCGTCGAGGGCGCTTACAAGGCTGTCATGAAGCCCACCGAGGGCACCATCCTGACCGTTGCCCGCGTGGCCTCCGAAGAAGCAGCTGCCTGCGGTGCCAGCGAAGTCCCCGCTCTGTGGGACGTGGTGCTCGCCGCCGGTCAGAAGGCACTGGAGGACACCCCCAACCTGCTGCCCGTCCTGAAGAAGGCCGGCGTCGTGGATGCCGGCGGCCAGGGCATCATGGTCATCTTCGAGGGCATGGGCAAGGTCTTCCACGGTGAGCCCATCGTCGCAGGCGGCGAGGCTGTCCCCAACAAGGCCAAGCTCTCCACCGAGAACGCCGGCCGCGGCGTCTTCACCGATGACCTGATGAAGGTCGAGGACATCAAGAACGGCTACTGCACCCAGTTCCTCATCAACAAGAACGAGGGTGCCAGCGCTGCCAAGATGCGCGCTTTCGCAGAGTCCAACGGCGACAGCGTCGTCTGCATCGAGGACGATGACGTCATCAACCTGCACGTCCATACCGCCGACCCCGGCAAGATCCTGAGCGAGGCCATCAAGTATGGCTACCTGACCAACTTCAAGATCGAGAACATGCACGAGCAGTTCCTGGCCCGCCAGAAGCAGGGCAAGAGCCTGGAAAAGCAGGCTTCTGCTGAGAAGAAGCCCGACCCGACCTCCGAGTTCATCTACGCTGCTGTGGATCCCAGCCGTGATTACGGCTTTGTGGCAGTTGCTGCGGGCGAGGGCCTGAAGGCCGTCTTCACCGACTTGGCTGCCGACGCTGTCGTCTCCGGCGGTCAGACCATGAACCCCGCCACCGAGGACATCCTCGCCGCCATCCAGAGCGTCCCGGCCAAGACCGTCTTCGTTCTGCCCAACAACAAGAACATCATCATGGCTGCCGAGCAGGCCCAGAAGCTGGCCGACCGTCAGGTCGTCGTTCTGCCCACCCGCACCGTGCCCATGGGCATCACGGCACTGCTGAACTTTGACCCCTCTGCCAATGTTGAGACCAACACCATCAACATGATGGCTGCGGCCGACAAGGTCTCCACCGGCCTCATCACCTACGCCGCCCGCGACAGCGAGTTCGACGGCAAGCGCATCCGGAAGGGCGAGATCATGGCTCTGGAGAACGGCAAGATCGTGGCCACCTCCAATGACCTGACCAAGGCCACCTACCGCCTGGCCCGCAGCATGTGCAAGAAGGACTCCAGCTTCGTCACCATCATCTCCGGCTGCGATGTCTCCGACGAGGATGCCGAAAAGGTCACCGAGATCGTCAAGGCAAAGTGCCCCAACCACGTTGAGGTCAGCCACATCCGCGGCGGTCAGCCCGTTTATTATTATATGATCAGCGTGGAGTAA
- a CDS encoding type II toxin-antitoxin system HicB family antitoxin, with protein sequence MKTLNEYLKMPYRMELVEDPDEGGFVVSYPDLPGCITCGETVERAIANAQDAKKTWLEAALEEGIEIHEPDSLEEYSGQFKLRLPRSLHRSLAEHSQREGISMNQYCVYLLAKNDAMYVK encoded by the coding sequence ATGAAGACGCTGAATGAGTATTTGAAGATGCCTTACCGAATGGAGTTGGTGGAGGACCCGGATGAGGGTGGATTTGTGGTCTCTTATCCGGACTTGCCGGGCTGCATTACCTGCGGCGAAACGGTCGAACGCGCGATCGCGAATGCACAGGACGCAAAAAAAACATGGCTGGAAGCAGCGCTGGAAGAGGGAATCGAGATCCATGAGCCGGATAGCCTGGAGGAATATTCCGGGCAGTTCAAACTGCGGCTTCCGCGCAGTCTGCATCGCTCGCTTGCCGAGCATTCGCAGCGGGAGGGAATCAGTATGAATCAATACTGCGTTTACCTCCTTGCGAAAAATGATGCGATGTACGTGAAATAG
- a CDS encoding toxin HicA, whose translation MSKWDKLLARICALSKDLRFDELRKVLECYGYEMTAPRSGSSHYTFRKAGCMPITIPKHEPIKKVYVEMVRQIVESEAKNDEDAE comes from the coding sequence ATGTCAAAATGGGATAAGCTGCTTGCGCGCATCTGTGCCTTATCGAAGGACCTGCGGTTCGACGAACTGCGAAAAGTGCTGGAATGCTATGGCTACGAGATGACAGCCCCCAGAAGCGGGAGCAGCCACTACACCTTCCGGAAGGCAGGCTGTATGCCCATTACGATCCCAAAACATGAACCTATCAAGAAAGTTTACGTGGAAATGGTACGGCAGATCGTGGAGAGTGAGGCGAAGAACGATGAAGACGCTGAATGA